Genomic window (Rhododendron vialii isolate Sample 1 chromosome 4a, ASM3025357v1):
GTCCAAGAGCCCCGGCTACTTCATGTGGGAGTTTGTCAACATGAATAAGCAGCACGTGAGAGATCACGTAACAAAGATGATGAACTCGACCGGGTCGAGTCCACTCGCCGGGTTCGTCGTCGACATGTTCTGCACCCCGATGATGGACGTGGCGGCCGAGTTCGGGCTCCCCACCTACGCTTTCTTCACCTCCAGCTATGCCTTTCTCGGCTTCTTGCTCCACCTCGATACCCTAACCCAGGACAGCAACTGGGACGTTACTGAGTTGAAGGACTCGGACGCCGAGTTGGAAGTACCGGTTTTTGTGAACCCAGTGCCGGCAAAGGCGTTGCCTTCTATAGTGCTGCACAAGGAAGGGGGGTCCACATTTATGTTGGGTGTTGCCAAGAGGTTGAGAGAAACAAAGGGCATTATGGTCAATACATTTGAAGAGCTGGAATCCTATGCGGTCAAGCGCCTCGCCAACGATGATATGGTCCCGCCGATCTACCCGGTGGGACCCGTACTCCACCTCGTGAAGGACgaaaaagaggaggaggaggaggtgatcCAGATCATGAAGTGGTTGGATGATCAGCCTCCGTCGTCGGTGGTGTTCTTGTGCTTCGGGAGCATGGGAAGCTTCGACGGCGAACAGGTaaattcactacaagaaaatcgttctataaCAACGGTCGAAAGTGTcgccaaaaaatccaaaaaccgttggtagagacctgtttaggctataccaacggttcgAGAACCGTTGGCCAAACCGTTGCAATATATCCGTTGCTGTAGagctatagcaacggttttgacgagcgttggtacagatttttttttactaacggTTCAtaaaaccgttgctaaaggcaattttcatttttattattatttttactaaCGGTCCATATAACCGTTGCTAAtggcaatttttatttttttaaaaggcaaCCACTGTGTGACGTGGCAGCCAACGTGGCACCCCGCGTGGGGCCGCCCTGGCGCCCGCGTGTCAGCCTGCGTGGCAGGCGAAATAATCTTGTTCCTCCTGAGAATCGAACCGCCGACCTCGCGtatgtgcgcgcgcgcgcgaaccaattgggctagcccaTAACTTGTGTAAAatcatacaccttttaatatttatactatactaaccggatttttttaatctttttttttaaatcctgTTTATATTATACAAACACTTactaatatcatttttttcattagGTTCAATAATTACCTTTTAAAATTGGTATAaataggggtgttcaagaaaaccgtcCGAACCGTAAAACCGATCCGATCTGGACCGAACCATCCTATTTGGTCCGGTTCTGCAGTTCTGTgatcaggttatggttccaaaaaaataagaaccgttaattttggttcagtTACTGGTTTTCAATTaaagaaccgtggttagaattagaccggaccgtttaaaactaatatatataattatataaaaataaatatatgtgtagAGATTGGTCTACTTTTTGAACATGGAAAAAGTTAGTACTGCTGATTTAAGTGATGTTTTGGACATTGGAGCTGCTGTTCTTTACTTCAAGACTTGCTACTATATTTTATAGTTTATGATATAGGTTAATTTTAGTCTTAAATATAATTGGTCATTAATGTTTTATGTCGCTGAACTTAATTATTCCATAAGTGGTTTTGACTACTTTATTGGTGGTTTTCATCAATGTTTTTCGGTCGAGTGTCAAGTATTTCGTGAATCATATTGGGTTTTGATTCTTAATAAAAAgtctattattattttatgagttatttgatattttaaattttaagagTTTAtgttttgtgaataagtgtttggatgctaattggATAGAACTGGAGCTGAATTAAAACGGGACCAATTTTTCGGTtcggttctggttaggttccaagcatatattggttaggttttggttcTCAATTTCCTAGAACCGTTGGAAATGGTCCGGTTAgtgattttctagagaaccggaccaatccggaccgtaTACACCCCTAGGTATAAATGCACAAAGACTGTATGCATGTAATCATATATGATACtatatttaattataattgttttttttttgaacagaaattataattatttagaTTGATGCAAAGTAGGATAATAATTTTGGGAGGtgttttattttgtaatattcATTTACAAAAAATGATATCTTGTGTGAGAAAAATAGTTTCATTATTCACTCATCTTCAATTAAATTGACTTGCACCAtgtacataaaaaataaaaataaaaacctctctgttttcctaatttattttcaatattaattttgccttttctaaatttttgttagattcacaattttttttttttgattggtaaGTCATTTCTATGAGatgagtctaaaaaataaaataaaaatgtaattaaaagcataaaaaatcaatatgggcaaaaaactatcaaacaactaacatttgttgtctttagtgtcatcttatatgatatttttttcaacttcggtccACAATTTTATACTTTCTTTATTCTTAttaagatgaatgattaatcccaaaatgagattagtttcaaaaattaccacaaaatgctaaaaaaatacgttaaataaacaatacCGGAAAaaataccacaacaaaaatttaggaaaaatagcCCCCTAACAAAAGCAATGGTCTCGATCATCATGATTGTTTCACGGTCAAAGGGCTAAAGTATgttcaagaatgaagttaatcgAGTATCGCTACACACTTATCGGACAGAAAAACTcattttattaatgaaattgtgTATCGATAAAgaaattttctaaatttgatCGAGCCAAATTTCTACGAGAACGATTTaatcaacatgaaaaaaaaatcaacggtCTCGATCGTTAGTTCGGGTTTGGAAAATCGATCgcatgaaagaaaattgattttggtgGTGTAAAATtctactaacggttaatgaaaaccgttgctacagtccagtttatagtaacggttatttaAAACCGTTGCTATAATCCAGcttatagtaacggttattgaaaaccgttgctataggtTAGTTTTtactaacggttaatgaaaaccgttgccatagtgttgtaatctactaacggtcacacgaaaaccgttgctatagtcctgtttctagtatCGTTTTGTAAACCAttactatacaccatctatagcgacggttttttcaaccgttgcggaaaaaccgttgggagatcctgaatttcttgtagtgattgaAGCATAACTTGACCATTTATAAAAGCGGGGTTCAAATGGAAAATTATTATGTCTTTGTGGCAACACCACGCGCGTAGTTTCCTAAAAAATTTCTTCGGCACATATTTGTGTGATTTTCATCACAATGTGTATGAAGCACACACAAATATGAGGTAGAAAATAATTTAGGTACCGCCACGTCGTGCCTAAGAGTATGGAATAATTATTACTCTTTTAAAATAGAAAACACAATGTAATACTCATACATGATCACGTAAACCTTACAattcttatgtatatatatatatacacaatctCGTGTTCTTCTCATAACTAGTAAGTAGCAATAGTTATCttatagacttttttttttatttctttaaaaTAGATGTGATTCGAGCCCTGTTGAGTATAAATTATGTGTCCCCCAATGATTTGGAACCAGCCAAATTCTAAGAAAAGTAatacatactccctccatcATTCCTAAATGAGAGTCATTTTTTAACATGCGTGTtgctagaggtgtcaaacgggtcgtGCCGTCCCGGCTTGGCCCATTTAGCTTCATGCCAAATGTGTTTCTTGTCATGCCGTATtggcccatttacttaatcaTGCCCTTGTCGTGCCATTTTTTAATCGCGTCATGTCGGCCCATATACTTAATGATGTCATGTCATgccgtgtcatttttcaattgtgtTATGTTGTGCCGGCCAGTTTACTTAATTatgtcatgtcgtgccgtgccgttttttaatcgtgtcgtgccgcgCCCATGCCGGCACATCGCCAACCGATTTTCATCCTAAAAAAATCTtcccaaaaaacacacattcctaattgtataaaaaatttaaaagcttGTTTTGGTTAAATTTCAAAGTTAatgggtgtttgggagcctactttttggcttttcattttcaactttttgtctttttggcttttgggattatgatcaaaatgtattttgtatttggtagaGCGTTTGACTgacatgtgcagaatgcattttgcagcaGGAGTAATGTTTAGGagatatggaatgaaaatgaattatgaattggttttttactatgttgcccccgGTTATTAATAATTGTGTATAgtgtatataaataatgttttaatcaATTTCCGAAATTGCTTATGTACATGAATTAAAAGTGTCCCCCTTTTTATGGTGTGAATGTGAAGGAAAATCACAGTTGAAAGGATAATGTTCAAAAACTACGGCTTTGTGGAAATAATCCCAAAAGGGAGAGGATAGATAAGTCTTTTTGGCATGGTAGGAGAAGAGAAcgggaaaatgaaaattggaaaaGCTCCTCCAAAGCTCTTTCTACATTTTGCTCTAGAAACCTGAAAATGGAAAACCCATTTCCGGAAAACCCATTTTCCCTCCTCCTGCCAAAaagccaaaactcaaaaaggagaagtggaaaatggaaaaagtggggatccaaacacccccttaataTGCTTTGTTTACTATTTTTACCTTATATTAGCCACATAACGATTCAACTTATTTAATACTATAGCGCGTCAATTTGTTTTTACCTTAATTATTGACATAGCGAGTTAATTTATTTAACAAATTTAaaattagtatttattttttggtgccCCGGGCCCAACTAGAACCAtgttgtgtcgtgtcgtgctcGGCCCACTTCCCTGTCGTGCTTGTCTGGCTCACTTTAGTGTCGTGCTCGCCCACTTCTGTGTCCATGCCATGCCATGCCCGTGTCAGGCCCATCTAAAACCATGCCTGTGTCATGCAcacatttgacacctctacgtGTCAATTAGCAAATCACCTATATCttacaatttattttattttaaataattttaaaaattttgtgtaATAGAACTAGTTGAATTTATCAAAGAAGATCCATACCGCATGTATAACTTttgtaaatttaaaaataaataatgttAGTACTGTTTTTGGAAGTTTAATAATAGTGAAAGTGGACTCTAATTTAAAAAGGGGGTGCTAGCTATATAGTATGTCAAAGCAAAGGATAGTGTTAATTTTAAACAAtgattccttttttttcctttaaacaAAGACCCATTCAAGTCTATCTTGAATTTCCAACCTACACTTTACTTTTCCAACTACAAATCTGGCACAAAAAAGAATTTCAGTTTTGATAAATAACATCAAGAAAAACTCTTGTTCTGCCATTACAGGTGAGGGAGATAGCAGAGGCCCTAGAGCAAAGCAAGCATCGATTCTTGTGGTCTATCCGGCAGCCTCCGCCAAAGGGCAAAGTAGAGATGCCGAGTGAGTACCAAGACTTGAACCAAGTGCTACCAGAAGGATTCCTGGAACGTACAGCAGGGATTGGGAAAGTTATCGGTTGGGCGCCACAGGTGGCAGTGTTGTCCCACAAGGCTGTAGGAGGGTTTGTGTCACACTGCGGATGGAACTCTACGTTGGAGAGCTTGTGGTGCGGTGTGCCGGTGGCCACATGGCCGATGTATGCCGAACAACAAATGAATGCGTTTCAGCTGGTAAGGGAATTGGGATTGGCCGTTGACATAAAGTTGGActacaagagagatatgaagTATGATAGTATTGAGCCTAAGTTAGTGACAGCAGATGAGATAGAGAATGGGATACGAAGATTGATGGAGAATGGGGATAAAAGTAGTACTGAAGGAATCAAGCAAAAGGTGAAGGAAATGACCGAAAAGAGCAAGATTGCCATAAAGGAAGGAGGGTCGTCGTATAATTCTATTCAACACTTTATTGAGGATGTCATTATTAACGTACACTCCCCATAGTTAATGCCATGCCCCGTATTTTCCTTCAGTGAAAATGTTATTGGGTGTAACATTTggtttattattttggtattaATTTTAATGTAGGTATTTAATACTTTTATAtgcaagttttaaaaaaaaaaagaagaagaagaaggaaagattGAGATGGTGTGTATGTCAGAGAACTACTAGATTAATGAGTTTTATGGTTGTCATAAAAAGTGTAGTTCGAAATTTAAGATGACGAGAGATGTAGTGTAAATTGGTTGAGGGTAGAGGGGGTGAGTAATTTAGGCCTTGTTTCCACCATATTATATTTCTCTAAAATTTATTAGCTTTagttaaggtttttttttcactaaactaaaaCACTTACACGTTTTCTTCCTCCGAGGCCCAAAGTATAAAAAATTGTCTACATATAGTTTAGTGAAAGCAATTTGACTCAAAATAGTGATCCACAACTTCTAGCTTAACTAAAATGCCACAAGTGTATTGAGAAGTGTGTGCGCTTGTGTTGGATGCAGATATAAGAATGTGGAAGTTACATGATAAAATTAAAGCGTAATGAGATGGCGTATTTGATTTTCTTCTACCATATAGCTTTGTAATTGTATACCGCATTTGGCTTAGGTCCTCCCTCTCACAAGTAGCAAAATGCAAGAATTCTATAGAAAACTCATCTGTGGAAAACTAACTAGTTGGAAACCCTGTCATTGCATGCAGTCTAACCAAGCAAGTTCGTCGTATATTCAAGGGACAATCCAGAAATTTGCATTAATTGGGGTACACAAATTGATAAGTAAATTTAATCCGTACGTTTATAATTCTTTAattaatactctctccgtctctttttaGCAATCCTACTTCATAAATTCCACTTTTATGAAGATATCATTACTACATTCTAAAATTTAGAACTTTTCATATTTGCCCTATAAAGACATCATTATTTAACTTTTACCCCACTAACTTTTTGTGGGGGGCTGAAACAACTTTGAACCATTTTCTTCCTTCTGTTGAACGGTGGAGGGATGGAACGGTGACCTGTGTACCTGAAAATCGAAGGGGAGTGTACCTCCGAAAAAAAGCTCCGACGAACAAGTTATATATGGAGGAAGAGTGAATTTGAACTTTTAAAAAGAGTATGAAGAAAAAGATCCCCCCACCTGGGGGGTAGTCcactatttataggcaaacctTGGAGTGTTGAACAAGTAGGTCATGCCTTGCACGCACGTAGTACCAAGGGCGGAACCAGGAATTAAATTTACCATGGGCTAATccaaattacatatatataaaccaaaaagaggcaaacttatatataaatacgtaaatgttcaaaaatatataaaagtgAAGTACAAAAAAACGTACACTATTAAAGTTGTACCCTACGATGTTTCACAGAATAGAAATCATCTATTATCGAATCTGAGTCGATGTCTTGGACAAGATCTCTTTCGATGTACATAATCATAGAATCCGCTAGAAAATCATCATCCATTTTGTTGCGCAGATTAGTTTTCACATGCTTCATAGCTGAAAATGCTCTTTCCGCTGTTGCCGTGGTAACCAGAAGAGTTGCAACAAGGCGAATCAACCTTTCGATCAAATGATAGCTCTCCGACTTTTTTGTCTCAACTAATCCTTGACATAATTCAGAAATGGTGGTCATATTCTGGAATTTCTGTTGACGAGGTACATCAAGCTTATAATGTTCCAACTGTAATATCAAATAATGTCTCTCTTGATTTGTGAAATCATCAGGATAAAATTTCTCAACAAGAGTGCAAATATGATCAACGTTGAATGATTTAAAGCCATCCTTAGGTTCTAAAGCCGAGCTAAGGACAAGGAGTTCCACTACCCCCTCGTTGAATCTGTCATTCAACTCCGCCAACTGAAAATCTATTGCGGCGTTGAATATATCAATGTGGTAATGATGCTCAATTGTGAGGACATCCTTTTGCTGACAAGTACGACCAGTAGCTGTTTTGTAACGAGCACTCATGTCGGGCATGTCAATGTCGTACTCTGTGCAAATTGATTTCACATGCATCATAAGAAGGTCAAAACCTTCTTCTCTCAATGTGTGAAGGAGTGTTTTTGTAGTAGAGACCAAGTCCATGGCATTTATGATGTTAAGAGATTTGTGTTGCAAGGCTCGACAAAGCAAATCAGTAATTCCCATAATTCTATGcatcaaatgcaaaataaatatgAACTCAAATGACTTCATCGCAAGCAAAGCACCTTTAGCTTCCCCACGTATAGAGTTAGAGGATCCATTCTCAAACATCATTTCAAGAACTTTAATAGTTGCAGTAAACATATCAACCAAGCTCCAAATAGAATCAAAATTAGAGCTCCAACGAGTTTTTCCAGGTCGATGCAAAGTACCAATCTGATTAGCCCCTCTACCCGTCTCACGTTCACCGGTATTTAACATATGTTCAATTTCAATGGCTTGGGCAGATTGTAACTCAGTATGTCGTTTTGGAGAAGCATCAACAAGAGTGACAATAGAAGTcaattttgaaaagaacaaCCAGATAGAGCTCTCTGTTTCAGCAGCAGCAACTAATGCTAGTTGTAGGCGGTGGGCAAAACAATGTATATAATAAGCATACGGGCAATCTTTAAGAAATAAGGCTTGTAATCCATTCCATGCACCACGCATATTGCTAGCACCATCATACCCTTGACCTCACATATTATGAATGTCCAAATTGTAACGAGTGAGGATATCAGATATCTCTTTCTTCAGAGTTAATGCAGTGGTGTCTTTAACATGCACAATATGAAAAAAACGCTCCCGTAAAAATCCTTGGACATCAACAAATCTCAAAACAATTACCATTTGCTCTCTATTAGATGTATCCTTTGCTTCATCTACCAGAATACAAAATTTGGCATCCCAACTTCCTCACGAATCTTGTTTCTCACTTTGTtaccaaaaatatgcaaaatcTCCTTTTGAATCAATGGTGAGGTATACTTTGCATTTTTTGGAGCGTTTTCTAAGACAACATCCGCAATATTATCATCCAATTTTCCCTCAAACTTTATCAATTCAATGAAATTACCTCGGTTTTTTGAATCAACAGATTCATCATGGCCTCTAAGAGCACATCCTTGCAAAGTAAGCCATCGAATACTCTCAATAGTTGCCATAAGCCGCACCCTATTTTTCTGAATGTCTTCTGAAGATTGTGCATTCATTACTTTGTCAATATGCCGACCAACATTCATTAAATCATCACAATAATTCACAGCATTGGAATGTGGTGAATTAGGACCTCCTACATGCATCGAAAAGGCATCGAAAACAACCTTCCAATTTGTAAACCCCGCACCAGTTAATGTAGAACGGTTTGCTGTcttcttttcaaaaatgaaGCATGGAAAACAAAATGCTGCATCTTTTTGTGGGGAATACTCTAACCAAGGAAATTTGCTGAACCAAGAGGATTGAAATCGACGATATTGAATTCCAAACTTGGATCGTGGAAACTCCAGACAATTAGGTTGATATGGCCCTGCTTTAATATAAGCTCGTCTAATCTCATCATGTTGATTAACGGAATGTTCCCATATCGGAAAACGTAACCCCGGCTCCCGTACAAGAGAAGTATCATCAAATTCAACTCTTTGAATTTTAGGAGGAGGTTGCTCATCGTTAATTGAAGTATCAACATTGATCTGAGAAGGAGCATCACTTTCTGATATATTCACTCTTCGTTTGAAGAACGACATAAGagtttttcctccctttttttgttgttgttccaTTATAATTTAAACCTAAAAGAGTAACATTGTAAGAACCAACAATTAAAACCAATATAAGCACATTAGCCAGTGCTCTGCATCAACTAAATCAGTAAAAAATTAAGCACACCAGCCagtgctctgcatttaacaacataagagcaaatctaagcacaccagCCAGTGCTCTGCATAATAAGTGAATACTTACAAATATTAAACGTCGCAAGTGAATGGGATGGATTTCGAGGAGAGTCAGGAGACAAATACTCTGTTCTGCTTTCGAGTTCGTCCGATTCGGAGTAATAGAGTATTCATTGCGTTGTTTCATATTTCCATGAAGTATGCTTTCCCGACCCGACCGAGTATTCAGTGTGTTGCTTCCATGAAGTCTGCTTTCGACATCACATATTTCTATATTTCAGTGCATTATTTGTTTTTATCTCGCAATTAGGTTAGGCTGTAAAAGGTGGGCTGGGCTAAATGGGTTAAAAGTTGTATGGGCTAtgttttttacaaattttttttttttgttttccaaaatccACCTGGTCTACAGCCTACTGTAGCCCATTAACAGTACCGCCCCTGCGTAGTACTACTTGAATGGCGTCAGAGTCATTAAATAAGCGGCGTTGTGCAAGGTAAACAGAGAGCACATGCGAATGTTAGACATATCACCTTAATCGTCAGATACATCCCTTCTGTCAACAATGGAAGCTTCTAGATGATTCCTGAGCATCAGCTGGCAAGCATTGTCTCTTAAAGAGAAAAAATGCCCGAACGTAAATATGTCTCCCAAACGATAGCTTTCCCCGCCGAATGATAGCCTTACCTGTTGAGCGTATTACATGTGTGCCTAATGATCAAATGGTGGAGACACTACGAAGTGGGTGTACATTTGGCAAAGACACTAGGGCTTGGCGAACGTTCGACAGAGCAATTGAATGCCTTCGTGAGGTTCATGATGACGTTACAGACGAACTGAGACAACTGGTACGTGTGGGGGATGACGTATGCTGCTTACGACGGAAAGATGCACTCCTAGATGTAATAGCACGAAGTGTAGGGCTTTTAGTTGTTTGTAGAATAACTCGGTAAGACCGAGATGATCCACAGGGAGCTCGAATttagcttgttcggattgtaggCTTTATGTGAGGTTTTCGGCATTTAAAACGGCCAACTGTCGGTTTTTCTTTAGAAAGTGGAAAACTATggtaaaaagactagaaatgaggtTTGAACTTAAATAAAACAAGCAGCAAGGTCTAGGGGCTCAAACTGCCTGATGACTTAGCCGTTTTTGCCGTTTCTTTCTAACAACTCCAAGACAAAACGTAGACAATCTTACCCCAAAGCACTCAACGTTAAATGCCGAGCATAATTTTGGTATTATCTCGGGAATGACTTAATCTCATTTAGAAGATATTTAACTCAAACGCCGGGTGTGTTAAAAGCTCCAGGCCCCGAGTGCAAGACGAAAGTTAAAACTCCGGCCAACACACGATCAAAGAAGGTATTAGCCCTTTGGTTTGAccgaaaattagagattaagccCTTTTCTTACTAAAATCATGATCAAGTCATAGTTAAACCATTAAAACGATTAAGTCATGGGGAAAAGGTCACCCCACAACCAAGCTTAAGTGACTACTCAACCATTTTACAAGAACTAAACATGCCAAGAAATTGAGGCATAATATTCAACCGacaaaaacggaaataaacttaaTATTAAGAAGGGTCAAGTctgtagctacaacattaataaacgagaaaacaatAAACGAACTAAACTTACTTGAATTCTTAAGGAAATACACTTGAAAAGCTTGAAGCTAAAACTATGGAGTTCctagagaaaaagaaacacttAGGCCTAAAGCTAACTAAAAATGGCCATCCTATCCATAAATGGTATACACCCATATATACAGGGCCTAAAAGATGGGTTACAAAGGAccaaaaagccccaaaaaatatccaaaaaacttgtcaaaattgaaaactttccataaatagaaggttgaaaaagttaacaaaaatttacaaatttttccaAGTGGTACCGGCACTAATTCTCAGTATCGGTACCAGGCTTCAACGGGCTGGATTTCTGCTCTTTGGACagtgggtaccggtactggtaATTTCTCAGTACCAGTACCGGCTTTGCTTGACAGATTTTTAGGCAACTTTGCAGGCTAGctccagacactcccgaacttggATTTAGGTGTTCTTTGGAGCGTTGAAAAGCTcattgagtctactttctaacccaagttgTTTGGATCCAAGATAATTTGggcatcaaaagatatgatgattCTACCCTCAGCTAGTCAGAAAATGAATAGTTTTGGTAAAATCCCTCATatttccttcaattcccttgactcttGGGCGACCTAaacaacctccaaaccatctgtTCATGACTTTTTGGGCACCACACCGGGGTGGCACatggccttgagtacttggtcGCACCCAGAGCATTTTTTGGCattcaaacgcgccttatttataTGAATTTACCTGAAACATACAAAAACCTACTTTACGTACAATATCGCATAAAACATTAACTTTATAAATATAAATACAataaaactaaggacttaagcaccaagaatatgtaTTGTTGGATGCTTATCATATGCATAGCGGAAGCCAGGTCTGACCCTGACCCTTTTTACCTTTCCGAGCCGTGAAAATTTCGGCCCACCACagttttcaaaatagaatctacttttagagaaaaaaaagaaaatgtaccaactttatccaccaactttacaaaatg
Coding sequences:
- the LOC131323691 gene encoding uncharacterized protein LOC131323691 encodes the protein MEQQQKKGGKTLMSFFKRRVNISESDAPSQINVDTSINDEQPPPKIQRVEFDDTSLVREPGLRFPIWEHSVNQHDEIRRAYIKAGPYQPNCLEFPRSKFGIQYRRFQSSWFSKFPWLEYSPQKDAAFCFPCFIFEKKTANRSTLTGAGFTNWKVVFDAFSMHVGGPNSPHSNAVNYCDDLMNVGRHIDKVMNAQSSEDIQKNRVRLMATIESIRWLTLQGCALRGHDESVDSKNRDEAKDTSNREQMVIVLRFVDVQGFLRERFFHIVHVKDTTALTLKKEISDILTRYNLDIHNM
- the LOC131324371 gene encoding anthocyanidin 3-O-glucosyltransferase 2-like, with protein sequence MKKAAAAELVFIPAPGMGHLVSTVEMAKQLICRDHRLSITVLIMKTPFDKLKVISTTQSLLQKAAEDRLKFVHLAQDDGAAVAELRSKSPGYFMWEFVNMNKQHVRDHVTKMMNSTGSSPLAGFVVDMFCTPMMDVAAEFGLPTYAFFTSSYAFLGFLLHLDTLTQDSNWDVTELKDSDAELEVPVFVNPVPAKALPSIVLHKEGGSTFMLGVAKRLRETKGIMVNTFEELESYAVKRLANDDMVPPIYPVGPVLHLVKDEKEEEEEVIQIMKWLDDQPPSSVVFLCFGSMGSFDGEQVREIAEALEQSKHRFLWSIRQPPPKGKVEMPSEYQDLNQVLPEGFLERTAGIGKVIGWAPQVAVLSHKAVGGFVSHCGWNSTLESLWCGVPVATWPMYAEQQMNAFQLVRELGLAVDIKLDYKRDMKYDSIEPKLVTADEIENGIRRLMENGDKSSTEGIKQKVKEMTEKSKIAIKEGGSSYNSIQHFIEDVIINVHSP
- the LOC131323690 gene encoding uncharacterized protein LOC131323690, giving the protein MRGAWNGLQALFLKDCPYAYYIHCFAHRLQLALVAAAETESSIWLFFSKLTSIVTLVDASPKRHTELQSAQAIEIEHMLNTGERETGRGANQIGTLHRPGKTRWSSNFDSIWSLVDMFTATIKVLEMMFENGSSNSIRGEAKGALLAMKSFEFIFILHLMHRIMGITDLLCRALQHKSLNIINAMDLVSTTKTLLHTLREEGFDLLMMHVKSICTEYDIDMPDMSARYKTATGRTCQQKDVLTIEHHYHIDIFNAAIDFQLAELNDRFNEGVVELLVLSSALEPKDGFKSFNVDHICTLVEKFYPDDFTNQERHYLILQLEHYKLDVPRQQKFQNMTTISELCQGLVETKKSESYHLIERLIRLVATLLVTTATAERAFSAMKHVKTNLRNKMDDDFLADSMIMYIERDLVQDIDSDSIIDDFYSVKHRRVQL